One genomic window of Salvia miltiorrhiza cultivar Shanhuang (shh) chromosome 4, IMPLAD_Smil_shh, whole genome shotgun sequence includes the following:
- the LOC131021043 gene encoding peroxidase 40: MGSNYAAACACVWLMLLLLNFSAAIPNSTNEAEACVNGGGITLSFDFYLSSCPEAEAIVFSWVEKAVSDDPRMAASLLRLHFHDCFVNGCDASVLLDDTAAMVGEKSAAPNANSLRGFEVIDAIKAEVEYFCPQTVSCADILAIAARDAVVLSGGPAWEVEMGRKDSLVASKAAANSNIPGPSSDLPTLLSKFNSVGLSLQHLLALSGAHTMGKARCATFSARLGGGGGDVNLEFLQSLQQLCAANTTLADLDHATPTAFDNRYFVNILAGEGLLASDQALVGGVDDQARGVVESYARDARVFFQDFATSMLAMGALQNGGAGEIRRNCRAVN, encoded by the exons atggGCAGTAATTATGCTGCAGCTTGCGCGTGTGTGTGGTTGATGCTGCTGCTGCTCAATTTTTCAGCTGCCATTCCGAATTCGACAAACGAAGCAGAAGCGTGCGTCAATGGCGGCGGCATCACATTGAGCTTCGATTTCTACCTGAGCAGCTGCCCCGAGGCGGAAGCCATCGTGTTTTCGTGGGTGGAGAAGGCCGTCTCCGACGACCCTCGCATGGCCGCTTCGCTGCTTCGTCTCCATTTCCACGACTGCTTCGTTAAC GGATGCGATGCATCGGTGTTGCTGGACGACACGGCGGCGATGGTCGGAGAGAAATCTGCAGCTCCGAACGCGAACTCGCTGAGGGGATTCGAAGTGATCGACGCCATTAAAGCTGAAGTCGAATACTTCTGCCCTCAGACAGTTTCATGTGCCGACATTCTTGCGATTGCGGCAAGAGATGCCGTTGTTCTC TCGGGTGGGCCAGCGTGGGAGGTAGAAATGGGGAGGAAAGACAGCTTGGTGGCGAGCAAAGCCGCCGCCAACAGCAACATCCCGGGCCCCAGTTCGGATCTGCCTACGTTGCTGTCCAAATTCAACAGTGTCGGCCTCTCTCTACAGCATCTCCTCGCGCTCTCCGGCGCGCACACCATGGGGAAGGCGCGATGCGCCACGTTCAGCGCCCgactcggcggcggcggcggcgacgtgaACCTCGAGTTCTTGCAGTCGCTGCAGCAGCTGTGCGCCGCCAACACGACGCTGGCGGACCTCGACCACGCGACGCCAACGGCGTTCGACAACCGGTACTTCGTCAACATTCTCGCGGGGGAGGGCTTGCTGGCCTCCGACCAGGCTCTAGTCGGCGGAGTGGACGATCAGGCACGTGGCGTCGTGGAATCGTACGCGCGCGACGCTCGTGTTTTCTTCCAAGATTTTGCGACGTCGATGCTCGCGATGGGAGCGTTGCAAAATGGAGGTGCCGGAGAGATTCGTCGGAATTGCCGCGCCGTCAATTAA